Part of the Bacillota bacterium genome is shown below.
CCACGTCTATACTAACAGAGCGCAAGCGAAGCATCTCAGAGCCACAAAAGAGATTCTTCGCTTCGCTCAGAATGACAGAAGTTGTCTCTTTAGTTTACAAACTTTCGAGCAGCCTTTCAAATGCGTAACTCCTAAAAAATATACCCGGGGTATAAGGGAATGCGTGTTCTCATCGTGCTGAATGGTCAGCCGCCGCAGCAGGAACTGCTTCAGTCGGTGGTAGTGGAAGCAGATGTGCTCATTGGCGCGGACGCGGGAGCGGAGCGTCTGCGCGAGGCGGGGCTGCGCATCGACTACGTGGTGGGCGACTTCGACTCGGTGCCCGCGCAACTGTTGCAATCGCTCCCTGCGGAGAGCGTTATTCACGACCCCGGACAGGACGATACCGACCTGGAAAAGGCGTTGCGTTTTGCGGTAACCCGCTGGCAACACCCGCAGATTGTGGTGGTGGGAACCACCGGCGATCGGCTGGACCACGTGCTGGGGAACGTTTGCGGCGCGGTGCGCTACGCCGACAGGGCGGAGATTCGCTTCGTGGAAGACCATTCCATTACCTATTTCGGACATCGGCGTGTGCATTTCGATGCCCCGCGCGGTGCGACCGTTTCGCTGCTGCCTTTGGGGGAGGTACATGGTGTGCGCACCGAAGGATTGAAGTGGGCGTTGCACGGCGAGACGCTGAACATTGGTACGCGCGGCGTGAGCAACGTGGTGGTTTCCTCGCCGGTGTCCGTTACGTGGGAGCAGGGGTATCTGGTGGTGATTCGGCTTCGGTAGGTGGTGTGTCGTTGGACGCAGGCTGAAGCCTGCGGCTACATGGGAGGGCTTGAGTGGAGCCATTGGTACACTTTTCGGCGGGTGATGTCGCGGTACTGGTGCTTTACCTGCTGGCGGTGCTGTGGGTGGGCTTTGCGGCGCGGCGCCACCTGCGTGAGGGCGATGCGGTAGGATATCTGGTGGCGGGGCGCACGGTGAGCCTGCCCGCTTTCGTTGCCACGCTGGTTGCCACCTGGTATGGCGGCATTCTGGGGGTAGGAGAGTTCAGCTACTCCTACGGCGTCTCTAACTGGGTGGTGTTTGGGTTGCCTTACTACGTCTTCGCTCTGCTCTTCGCGTGGCTGCTGGCTCCGCGCGTGCGCGAGGCGGCGCTGTTTACCATCCCCGACCGACTGTACGGCATCTACGGACGCGCCTGCGGTCTGTTCGGCTCTTTGTTGACCTTTTGCATGACCACGCCCGCACCCTATACGCTCATTCTGGGTGTACTGTTTCAGCTGGTGTTCGGAGGCAATCTGTTGCTGTGGCTCGTGGTAGGCATGGTGTTGAGCACCGTCTACCTGTATCATGGCGGACT
Proteins encoded:
- a CDS encoding thiamine diphosphokinase; its protein translation is MRVLIVLNGQPPQQELLQSVVVEADVLIGADAGAERLREAGLRIDYVVGDFDSVPAQLLQSLPAESVIHDPGQDDTDLEKALRFAVTRWQHPQIVVVGTTGDRLDHVLGNVCGAVRYADRAEIRFVEDHSITYFGHRRVHFDAPRGATVSLLPLGEVHGVRTEGLKWALHGETLNIGTRGVSNVVVSSPVSVTWEQGYLVVIRLR